The following proteins come from a genomic window of Pocillopora verrucosa isolate sample1 chromosome 6, ASM3666991v2, whole genome shotgun sequence:
- the LOC131776370 gene encoding epithelial-stromal interaction protein 1-like: MSYSRTYRNSNGVGAYRTDLNEGQNERQGATGSQAEQPQQQETAAPSLERVNRRDGFTMFRPDEKKRAHLTEMARREEEDARAHREARRVQHVHERPARVGGTTGYSTVVKQKQKAVTSASKGLEMQKKREQWQREKREREEKELQEKKAKARAQSERNEALRAVRAQEAMERHRNDHRSKNQEFLDRLERGSDRYDYY; the protein is encoded by the exons ATGAGTTATTCGAGAACATACAGGAATTCAAACGGCGTCGGTGCATACAGGACAGACTTGAACGAAGGACAAAATGAACGCCAAGGTGCTACCGGAAGCCAAGCGgaacaaccacaacaacaagaAACGGCCGCGCCGAGCCTAGAAAG AGTTAACAGGAGAGATGGATTCACCATGTTTAGACCAGACGAAAAGAAGAGGGCTCATTTGACGGAAA TGGCTAGGAGGGAAGAAGAAGATGCAAGGGCTCACAGAGAGGCCAGACGTGTACAACATGTTCATGAAAGACCTGCCAGAGTGGGTGGTACAACTGGGTACTCCACAGTCGTGAAGCAGAAACAGAAGGCTGTTACATCAGCAAGCAAAGGGCTAGAAATGCAG AAAAAACGAGAACAATGGCAGAGAGAGAAGAGGGAAAGAGAGGAGAAAGAACTTCAAGAAAAGAAGGCAAAAGCAAGGGCTCAG TCAGAGAGGAATGAAGCTCTGAGGGCTGTTAGAGCTCAGGAAGCCATGGAGCGACACAGGAATGACCACAGATC GAAGAATCAAGAATTTCTGGATAGACTTGAGAGAGGAAGTGATAGATACGATTATTATTAA
- the LOC131776368 gene encoding selenoprotein T2-like, whose translation MASSVYLVAAVLSVFSLMTVKEIIFPTNVQASNPDKMDRLQKAAVFTGPTIKFLYCYSUGYRKVFEEYAQFIHQNFPKVRIEGDNYPPPRPRQMLASVLSLAKLAVMAIVLLGERLQIWESLNVDPPQVYIWATQNKMYACILIFFVTNMIEGQLISTGAFEVSLNDMPIWSKLESGRLPNPSELHQIIENQLKFSPIH comes from the exons ATGGCGTCGAGTGTATACCTCGTTGCGGCCGTATTGTCGGTTTTCTCTCTCATGACCGTGAAAGAAATCATATTTCCCACCAATGTTCAAGCTTCAAATCCAGACAAAATGGACAGATTACAAAAAGCGGCTGTATTTACAGGACCAACGATCAAATTTTTGTATTG TTATTCCTGAGGATACAGAAAGGTGTTTGAAGAGTATGCACAATTCATTCACCAAAACTTTCCCAAAGTTCGCATAGAAGGCGACAATTATCCCCCACCCCGTCCCCGTCAGATGTTGGCTAGTGTTCTCAGTCTTGCCAAATTGGCAGTCATGGCAATTGTTCTTCTTGGTGAGCGGTTACAGATATGGGAAAGTCTTAATGTTGACCCACCTCAAGTTTATATTTGGGCCACACAGAACAAG ATGTATGCCTGTATTCTGATATTTTTTGTCACAAACATGATTGAAGGGCAGTTAATATCCACTGGAGCTTTTGAAGTGTCACTTAATG aTATGCCAATTTGGTCCAAACTTGAGTCTGGTCGCCTTCCAAACCCCAGTGAGCTTCATCAGATCATTGAAAATCAGCTCAAGTTTAGTCCTATACATTAA
- the LOC131776313 gene encoding histone deacetylase complex subunit SAP130 isoform X2, whose translation MSYPNEDRHERDVVGGQSRNPSQDGEKHDKSKVLNANPGVPMAGPESGTYHRAHVDQASIKMGKPLQNRPIAPASGSIGMIPSHLAPGLVAGTMQGFNAGHPLIASMMRMPQPAFSHVPVGAAAGALAGVTPRNTSLRTPTMPAAVKPMGHTSQTHNSGQSQSQAPITTGTSCPSSPGPSSSSHLATVAVSSSLHQPIADHKSSEMREARPGLMTDLARRGASPTVQAVAPAHPPASTSNKVISIVPSAPLSQSHQVPKQSVPTVSSHHPISAHGSGPVTGTGTSVSSTISHMPSAAVGMSGHSQTSKIVSSNTVSVTPAVLTTTARIYTPPHIAFTAPRQPPISSLESTTNPAADHARLSKPSGTASPATVSSHHTSTISTVPHMAGPSLNSVVGNESRMDRAHQALPQFPYHPMASMAGLFYQDAISVHPGLHPQYHQPAFGPMPSLARSQGVVTSAAAAAAAAGVNPMQIMDHSRLIFQPSAALGVGASSIANLTGTDTPASAGIMDISGAIAGTYSVPIFNVPPSAGIQATQLTAPNPNATSPRPSILRKRTSEGVRKPPSQLPFAAEMLVSNQTEAAASPRSDSTLSAPHSTQNSPKPASDSGSQSNETAAVTTASVTTTEQPVVNQTAPVSPSKVKREPSSEAAPTPNVATTAVLNGNTPAAPATPLLANATTTSSEAASPRKKPRKQNVVATEDKFGSNVNMEPDSPTDEDKKPKQEEADEDLKFILLKRPKISIVANYKINTKAAHNHFQRYSDVKAKEERKPSIQEIASQKGIIQRANGWRVQHIAGQMDELIAAEQEVLKKMGEIREKIPKVKPGQKTKFQDDLVMLNELLQGNIQRSQLVVEQLGDSRKSMIKVLDHRPRVMDIIQKQMSKRNPKKKSQ comes from the exons ATGAGTTATCCAAATGAAGATCGACATGAACGTGATGTTGTTGGCGGCCAGTCTCGGAATCCTTCCCAAGACGGAGAAAAACACGACAAATCTAAAGTTTTGAACGCCAATCCAGGAG TCCCAATGGCAGGCCCAGAGAGTGGAACTTATCATAGAGCGCATGTTGATCAAGCAAGTATCAAG atGGGAAAACCTCTTCAGAATCGCCCAATAGCTCCAGCTTCAGGCTCTATTGGAATGATCCCTAGTCACCTTGCACCTGGTCTTGTTGCTGGCACCATGCAAGGATTTAATGCTGGCCATCCTTTGATTGCTTCAATGATGAGGATGCCTCAGCCTGCCTTCTCACATGTCCCTGTAGGAGCTGCTGCAGGGGCACTTGCTGGGGTAACACCCAGGAATACTTCTTTACGTACCCCAACAATGCCAGCTGCTGTGAAACCTATGGGACACACCAGTCAAACTCATAACAGTGGTCAGTCACAGTCACAGGCTCCCATAACAACAGGCACCTCTTGTCCTTCATCCCCTGGCCCATCTTCTTCTTCTCATCTTGCAACTGTCGCAGTCTCTTCATCTTTGCATCAGCCCATAGCAGACCACAAGTCAAGTGAAATGCGAGAGGCGAGACCAGGTTTGATGACTGATTTAGCAAGAAGAGGTGCATCACCCACAGTTCAGGCAGTGGCACCAGCCCATCCACCAGCTTCTACCAGTAACAAAGTCATCTCTATTGTACCATCAGCACCTCTCTCACAGAGTCATCAAGTACCAAAACAGTCTGTTCCCACAGTGTCATCACACCATCCCATTTCCGCACACGGTAGTGGACCAGTTACAGGTACAGGGACATCTGTCAGTAGCACCATTTCTCACATGCCATCAGCTGCTGTTGGCATGTCTGGTCATTCTCAAACGTCAAAAATAGTCTCGTCAAACACAGTCAGTGTGACACCAGCTGTGCTGACAACAACAGCAAGAATCTATACTCCACCTCACATTGCATTCACGGCTCCAAGGCAGCCACCTATCTCAAGCTTGGAATCCACCACG AATCCAGCAGCAGATCATGCAAGGTTGAGCAAACCAAGTGGGACGGCATCTCCAGCAACAGTGTCATCTCATCATACCAGCACTATTTCCACTGTTCCTCACATGGCTGGGCCTTCTCTCAACTCAG TTGTTGGAAATGAAAGCCGAATGGACAG AGCACATCAGGCATTGCCCCAGTTCCCTTACCACCCTATGGCTAGTATGGCAGGTCTATTTTATCAAGATGCTATATCTG TGCACCCAGGGCTTCATCCACAGTATCACCAACCAGCCTTTGGCCCAATGCCGTCTCTTGCCAGATCACAGGGTGTGGTCACTTCTGCTGCGGCTGCTGCTGCAGCTGCTGGAGTGAACCCTATGCAGATTATGGATCATTCAAGGTTGATTTTCCAACCATCTGCAGCACTTGGTGTTGGAG CTTCAAGTATAGCGAACTTAACTGGGACAGACACGCCGGCTAGTGCTGGTATTATGGACATCAGTGGTGCAATTGCTGGTACATACAGTGTTCCAATCTTCAATGTCCCACCGTCAGCCGGAATCCAGGCCACACAGCTGACAGCTCCAAATCCCAATGCGACATCTCCGCGGCCAAGCATTCTACGAAAGAGAACTTCAGAAGG ggtgCGTAAACCTCCAAGCCAACTGCCGTTTGCCGCTGAGATGCTGGTATCAAATCAGACGGAGGCCGCAGCCAGCCCGAGATCGGACAGTACACTGTCTGCACCACACTCCACACAGAACTCGCCTAAACCCGCAAG TGATTCCGGAAGTCAATCGAACGAAACTGCAGCCGTAACAACAGCCAGTGTTACAACAACAGAACAACCAGTTGTCAATCAAACCGCTCCCGTGTCACCGAGTAAAGTCAAGAGAGAACCGTCCAGCGAGGCGGCACCTACCCCAAATGTGGCTACCACTGCTGTGTTGAACGGAAACACTCCTGCCGCCCCTGCCACGCCCTTACTCGCAAATGCTACAACTACGAGCAGCGAGGCGGCTTCACCGAGGAAAAAACCACGAAAGCAAAATGT TGTCGCTACGGAAGACAAGTTCGGTAGTAACGTTAACATGGAACCTGATTCGCCAACAGATGAAGACAAGAAACCAAAACAGGAGGAAG CAGATGAAGATTTGAAGTTCATACTACTAAAGAGGCCAAAAATCTCCATCGTTGCGAATTACAAGATCAACACAAAAGCAGCTCATAACCATTTCCAGCGGTATTCTGATGTCAAGGCAAAAG aagaaagaaaacccTCCATACAAGAAATTGCCAGTCAGAAGGGGATTATACAGAGAGCAAACGGCTGGCGGGTCCAGCACATCGCTGGACAAATGGACGAGCTG ATCGCTGCTGAACAGGAAGTGTTGAAAAAGATGGGAGAGATCAGAGAAAAGATTCCTAAGGTGAAACCGGGTCAGAAAACCAAATTCCAGGACGATTTAGTGATGTTAAATGAGTTACTTCAG ggtAACATTCAAAGATCGCAGCTGGTTGTTGAACAGCTTGGAGATTCGCGAAAATCTATGATCAAG GTTTTGGATCACAGGCCGCGTGTAATGGATATAATTCAAAAACAGATGAGTAAGCGAAATCCCAAGAAGAAGAGCCAATAA
- the LOC131776313 gene encoding histone deacetylase complex subunit SAP130 isoform X1, with amino-acid sequence MSYPNEDRHERDVVGGQSRNPSQDGEKHDKSKVLNANPGVPMAGPESGTYHRAHVDQASIKMGKPLQNRPIAPASGSIGMIPSHLAPGLVAGTMQGFNAGHPLIASMMRMPQPAFSHVPVGAAAGALAGVTPRNTSLRTPTMPAAVKPMGHTSQTHNSGQSQSQAPITTGTSCPSSPGPSSSSHLATVAVSSSLHQPIADHKSSEMREARPGLMTDLARRGASPTVQAVAPAHPPASTSNKVISIVPSAPLSQSHQVPKQSVPTVSSHHPISAHGSGPVTGTGTSVSSTISHMPSAAVGMSGHSQTSKIVSSNTVSVTPAVLTTTARIYTPPHIAFTAPRQPPISSLESTTNPAADHARLSKPSGTASPATVSSHHTSTISTVPHMAGPSLNSVVGNESRMDRAHQALPQFPYHPMASMAGLFYQDAISAVHPGLHPQYHQPAFGPMPSLARSQGVVTSAAAAAAAAGVNPMQIMDHSRLIFQPSAALGVGASSIANLTGTDTPASAGIMDISGAIAGTYSVPIFNVPPSAGIQATQLTAPNPNATSPRPSILRKRTSEGVRKPPSQLPFAAEMLVSNQTEAAASPRSDSTLSAPHSTQNSPKPASDSGSQSNETAAVTTASVTTTEQPVVNQTAPVSPSKVKREPSSEAAPTPNVATTAVLNGNTPAAPATPLLANATTTSSEAASPRKKPRKQNVVATEDKFGSNVNMEPDSPTDEDKKPKQEEADEDLKFILLKRPKISIVANYKINTKAAHNHFQRYSDVKAKEERKPSIQEIASQKGIIQRANGWRVQHIAGQMDELIAAEQEVLKKMGEIREKIPKVKPGQKTKFQDDLVMLNELLQGNIQRSQLVVEQLGDSRKSMIKVLDHRPRVMDIIQKQMSKRNPKKKSQ; translated from the exons ATGAGTTATCCAAATGAAGATCGACATGAACGTGATGTTGTTGGCGGCCAGTCTCGGAATCCTTCCCAAGACGGAGAAAAACACGACAAATCTAAAGTTTTGAACGCCAATCCAGGAG TCCCAATGGCAGGCCCAGAGAGTGGAACTTATCATAGAGCGCATGTTGATCAAGCAAGTATCAAG atGGGAAAACCTCTTCAGAATCGCCCAATAGCTCCAGCTTCAGGCTCTATTGGAATGATCCCTAGTCACCTTGCACCTGGTCTTGTTGCTGGCACCATGCAAGGATTTAATGCTGGCCATCCTTTGATTGCTTCAATGATGAGGATGCCTCAGCCTGCCTTCTCACATGTCCCTGTAGGAGCTGCTGCAGGGGCACTTGCTGGGGTAACACCCAGGAATACTTCTTTACGTACCCCAACAATGCCAGCTGCTGTGAAACCTATGGGACACACCAGTCAAACTCATAACAGTGGTCAGTCACAGTCACAGGCTCCCATAACAACAGGCACCTCTTGTCCTTCATCCCCTGGCCCATCTTCTTCTTCTCATCTTGCAACTGTCGCAGTCTCTTCATCTTTGCATCAGCCCATAGCAGACCACAAGTCAAGTGAAATGCGAGAGGCGAGACCAGGTTTGATGACTGATTTAGCAAGAAGAGGTGCATCACCCACAGTTCAGGCAGTGGCACCAGCCCATCCACCAGCTTCTACCAGTAACAAAGTCATCTCTATTGTACCATCAGCACCTCTCTCACAGAGTCATCAAGTACCAAAACAGTCTGTTCCCACAGTGTCATCACACCATCCCATTTCCGCACACGGTAGTGGACCAGTTACAGGTACAGGGACATCTGTCAGTAGCACCATTTCTCACATGCCATCAGCTGCTGTTGGCATGTCTGGTCATTCTCAAACGTCAAAAATAGTCTCGTCAAACACAGTCAGTGTGACACCAGCTGTGCTGACAACAACAGCAAGAATCTATACTCCACCTCACATTGCATTCACGGCTCCAAGGCAGCCACCTATCTCAAGCTTGGAATCCACCACG AATCCAGCAGCAGATCATGCAAGGTTGAGCAAACCAAGTGGGACGGCATCTCCAGCAACAGTGTCATCTCATCATACCAGCACTATTTCCACTGTTCCTCACATGGCTGGGCCTTCTCTCAACTCAG TTGTTGGAAATGAAAGCCGAATGGACAG AGCACATCAGGCATTGCCCCAGTTCCCTTACCACCCTATGGCTAGTATGGCAGGTCTATTTTATCAAGATGCTATATCTG CAGTGCACCCAGGGCTTCATCCACAGTATCACCAACCAGCCTTTGGCCCAATGCCGTCTCTTGCCAGATCACAGGGTGTGGTCACTTCTGCTGCGGCTGCTGCTGCAGCTGCTGGAGTGAACCCTATGCAGATTATGGATCATTCAAGGTTGATTTTCCAACCATCTGCAGCACTTGGTGTTGGAG CTTCAAGTATAGCGAACTTAACTGGGACAGACACGCCGGCTAGTGCTGGTATTATGGACATCAGTGGTGCAATTGCTGGTACATACAGTGTTCCAATCTTCAATGTCCCACCGTCAGCCGGAATCCAGGCCACACAGCTGACAGCTCCAAATCCCAATGCGACATCTCCGCGGCCAAGCATTCTACGAAAGAGAACTTCAGAAGG ggtgCGTAAACCTCCAAGCCAACTGCCGTTTGCCGCTGAGATGCTGGTATCAAATCAGACGGAGGCCGCAGCCAGCCCGAGATCGGACAGTACACTGTCTGCACCACACTCCACACAGAACTCGCCTAAACCCGCAAG TGATTCCGGAAGTCAATCGAACGAAACTGCAGCCGTAACAACAGCCAGTGTTACAACAACAGAACAACCAGTTGTCAATCAAACCGCTCCCGTGTCACCGAGTAAAGTCAAGAGAGAACCGTCCAGCGAGGCGGCACCTACCCCAAATGTGGCTACCACTGCTGTGTTGAACGGAAACACTCCTGCCGCCCCTGCCACGCCCTTACTCGCAAATGCTACAACTACGAGCAGCGAGGCGGCTTCACCGAGGAAAAAACCACGAAAGCAAAATGT TGTCGCTACGGAAGACAAGTTCGGTAGTAACGTTAACATGGAACCTGATTCGCCAACAGATGAAGACAAGAAACCAAAACAGGAGGAAG CAGATGAAGATTTGAAGTTCATACTACTAAAGAGGCCAAAAATCTCCATCGTTGCGAATTACAAGATCAACACAAAAGCAGCTCATAACCATTTCCAGCGGTATTCTGATGTCAAGGCAAAAG aagaaagaaaacccTCCATACAAGAAATTGCCAGTCAGAAGGGGATTATACAGAGAGCAAACGGCTGGCGGGTCCAGCACATCGCTGGACAAATGGACGAGCTG ATCGCTGCTGAACAGGAAGTGTTGAAAAAGATGGGAGAGATCAGAGAAAAGATTCCTAAGGTGAAACCGGGTCAGAAAACCAAATTCCAGGACGATTTAGTGATGTTAAATGAGTTACTTCAG ggtAACATTCAAAGATCGCAGCTGGTTGTTGAACAGCTTGGAGATTCGCGAAAATCTATGATCAAG GTTTTGGATCACAGGCCGCGTGTAATGGATATAATTCAAAAACAGATGAGTAAGCGAAATCCCAAGAAGAAGAGCCAATAA
- the LOC131776314 gene encoding LOW QUALITY PROTEIN: proton-gated ion channel (The sequence of the model RefSeq protein was modified relative to this genomic sequence to represent the inferred CDS: inserted 1 base in 1 codon), producing MKAELQVYYEKCPEVVSEQKTVYVEIALYLINLHSVDLKAGTFHADFYLYFKVPEGQTMYTKQKCKDGLRGACFELVNAAGQAEVSSHEGKYFRVKSXFNFAADLQDYPYDNQTLKIVIQDMEMTAKELRWKVMQGSDDSDFKFRGGVSPTLNYTGWLFDTNSWSQMVYERYNPFLDQGVSRYEFLFHMRRHKRAAFFKIFLPPLFIVLVVCFSFSIPPNDASMRLWIDGSLLVSAVMFHATVSEQTPDTPELTLADRFMVGVYGFIFASFIVTIVMLRLQRENYYYYADTFYSYTEWLVWFTAPTFFFFLYYVNSSLENVLLYEVLVAVLSLILNRFVSCLKSRLFRLLKFDTSSGTNCQSPLEESVNQRGGGYFRLTQDEESELQSHAAVCKPCFPGNRDNTCEEPCPKQQPTPNKKA from the exons ATGAAAGCTGAGCTGCAG GTATATTATGAGAAATGCCCAGAGGTTGTTAGTGAGCAGAAGACTGTGTATGTTGAGATTGCTCTTTATCTTATAAATCTCCATTCTGTGGATTTAAAGGCTGGAACCTTTCATGCCGATTTCTATCTGTACTTCAAAG TACCTGAAGGACAGACAATGTATACAAAACAGAAATGCAAAGATGGTCTTAGAGGAGCTTGCTTTGAGCTTGTAAATGCTGCTGGCCAAGCAGAG GTCTCCAGCCATGAAGGAAAGTATTTCAGGGTAAAAT GCTTTAACTTTGCAGCAGATCTTCAGGACTATCC CTATGACAATCAAACACTGAAAATTGTCATACAAGATATGGAAATGACTGCAAAGGAGCTTAGATGGAAAGTTATGCAG GGATCAGATGACAGTGATTTCAAATTCCGGGGTGGAGTTTCACCAACACTAAACTATACTGGCTGGTTATTTGATACCAACTCTTGGTCACAGATGGTTTATGAAAG gtaCAACCCGTTTTTGGACCAAGGAGTGTCTCgctatgaatttttatttcacatgaGGAGACACAAGCGTGCAGCgtttttcaagatatttttacCTCCTCTTTTTATAGTGCTTGTA gtctgtttttcattttctattccACCAAATGACGCCTCAATGCGATTGTGGATCGATGG TTCACTTTTGGTGTCTGCTGTTATGTTTCATGCCACTGTCAGTGAACAAACACCTGATACACCG GAGTTAACTTTGGCTGATCGCTTTATGGTCGGAGTCTATGGCTTTATTTTCGCTTCATTCATTGTTACAATAGTGATGTTAAGACTTCAAAGAGAAAACTACTATTACTATGCTGATACATTCTATAGCTACACAGAATGGCTG GTGTGGTTTACAGCGCCGAcgttcttcttcttcctctatTACGTGAATTCATCGCTTGAAAATGTACTGCTTTATGAAGTCCTTGTCGCTGTTTTGTCTCTGATACTCAACAGATTTGTCTCGTGTCTCAA aTCCCGTTTGTTCAGGTTACTGAAGTTTGACACATCATCAGGAACGAATTGCCAATCTCCGCTGGAAGAGAGTGTTAACCAGCGAGGCGGTGGATATTTCAGACTAACACAAGATGAG GAGTCAGAGCTGCAATCACATGCAGCAGTGTGCAAGCCTTGCTTTCCTGGTAACCGTGACAACACATGTGAGGAGCCCTGCCCAAAACAGCAACCCACACCCAATAAGAAAGCTTGA
- the LOC131776315 gene encoding FMR1-interacting protein NUFIP1-like codes for MSQLPLPNFGNFRPAFNTGGNSGWPMQTAPSIFGRPHSSSMSFSPLLSVHSFPGYPGCHITPGIRPNIPLLRPPSSHVVSQERNPSFQQPQATNVQGSTSKKTEDRENVSLRKEFSCDACQKHFSSKETLMAHLGSHIQCSYEGCTFKAGRKVVKLHWIQTHETGRMRIKLDTPEEIAKWREERKRKYPTLANVQKKMEEDAKRKASGQVLKTKNFRYRRGQGRGRSFQRGGQNHFNNRRHPKRFPKELNGLDHTAGDQAKQQFRDVNQEKVAQPSNRLHNVEDPLSLVLDDCFENEPGNQMWESLSQERLLKETSDNSDPALCSGTSGISALSSLCTAYASDSEDDKPSEEINNNINTASLPQATKTEEGAAVKCTSADTNVKKEQRKATKRRHRKSRKTFSKGNSNCVGVRKSTLLEKLLAPDIRHERNVILQCLRYIVKKHFFGVGDTSVPEDVVNK; via the exons ATGTCACAGCTACCTCTTCCAAATTTTGGAAACTTTCGGCCAGCTTTTAACACTGGTGGAAATTCAGGGTGGCCGATGCAAACTGCACCGTCGATTTTTGGAAGACCACATAGTTCTTCGATGAGTTTTTCACCCTTACTGTCTGTTCACTCTTTTCCTGGCTACCCTGGGTGTCACATCACGCCTGGAATACGGCCGAACATACCGTTATTACGACCTCCCTCTAGCCACGTGGTTTCCCAGGAAAGGAACCCATCGTTCCAACAACCACAGGCTACCAATGTCCAG GGATCAACAAGCAAAAAAACAGAAGATAGGGAAAATGTCTCTTTGAGGAAAGAATTCAGTTGTGATGCTTGTCAGAAACATTTTTCAAGTAAAGAGACTCTGATGGCACATTTGGGATCCCACATTCAG tgTAGTTATGAAGGGTGCACATTCAAGGCTGGAAGGAAAGTTGTAAAACTTCATTGGATACAG acTCATGAAACTGGCAGAATGAGGATTAAGTTGGATACCCCAGAGGAAATAGCAAAGtggagagaagaaagaaaaag GAAGTATCCCACTCTGGCTAATGTGCAGAAGAAAATGGAAGAAGATGCAAAGAGGAAAGCATCAGGGCAAGTTTTGAAAACCAAGAATTTTAG atacCGCAGAGGCCAGGGTAGAGGAAGATCATTTCAGCGAGGTGGTCAGAACCATTTTAACAACAGACGTCATCCAAAGAGATTTCCAAAGGAACTGAATGGATTAGATCACACAGCTGGTGACCAAGCAAAACAACAATTCAGAGATGTGAACCAGGAGAAGGTAGCACAACCTTCTAATAGATTACACAATGTTGAAGATCCACTTTCATTGGTTCTTGATGACTGCTTTGAAAATGAGCCAG GAAATCAAATGTGGGAGAGTTTATCTCAAGAAAGATTGTTGAAGGAAACATCAGATAACTCTGACCCTGCACTTTGTAGTGGAACATCTGGGATTTCAGCCCTAAGTTCACTCTGCACAGCATATGCCAGTGACTCAGAAGATGACAAACCATCAG aggaaataaacaacaacataaaCACTGCTAGCCTTCCACAAGCAACAAAAACAGAAGAGGGAGCTGCTGTTAAATGTACATCTGCTGATacaaatgtgaaaaaagaaCAACGTAAAGCAACCAAAAGACGTcacagaaaatcaagaaaaacgTTCTCAAAG GGAAACTCCAACTGTGTAGGAGTAAGGAAGTCAACTTTACTTGAAAAG CTGTTGGCACCAGATATTCGACATGAAAGAAATGTAATTCTACAATGTTTGCGATACAttgtaaaaaaacatttttttggaGTAGGAGATACAAGTGTTCCAGAGGATGTTGTCAATAAATGA
- the LOC131776361 gene encoding beta-1,3-galactosyltransferase 6-like, protein MADISTFIKRQFFRRNETFLLLLLFVALIFVFILNQKVGCDVKNDSLPQKAIKTNEQSIPVELETFLFIMILTAPNGKERRDAMRKTWLSNLETLHSSVVPRFVIGIKELSLEDMKNVEEENTQHRDIIFLPELKDAYKDLPSKVLQALKWIDQHANFSYLLKVDDDSFVRLNVILNELQSTYSMKRLYWGFFRGDAHVKFAGPWAEKNWNLCDRYLPYAQGGGYVLSRDLVNFIARNSDFLQKFNSEDVSVGTWLAPLQVNRVHDYRFDTEYRSRGCNNLHIVSHKQSVSDMYQKHRQLQKDGKLCHQETHLMNSFIYNWSVPPTKCCKRMGGIP, encoded by the exons ATGGCGGACATTTCGACTTTcataaaaagacaattttttcgAAGGAATGAAACTTTTCTGCTACTTCTTCTATTTGTTGCGTTAATATTCGTATTCATACTCAACCAGAAAGTCGGCTGTGATGTGAAGAATGACTCGCTTCCCCAGAAGGCcatcaaaacaaatgaacagtCAATACCAGTGGAATTAGAAACGTTTCTATTTATTATGATTTTAACAGCTCCTAATGGCAAAGAAAGACGAGATGCTATGCGGAAAACATGGCTTTCTAATCTAGAAACTCTTCATTCATCGGTAGTTCCAAGATTTGTGATTGGAATAAAGGAATTATCTCTAGAGGACATGAAAAATGTGGAAGAAGAAAACACTCAACATCGCGATATTATATTTCTTCCAGAACTTAAAGATGCGTACAAGGACCTACCCAGCAAAGTTTTGCAAGCACTCAAATGGATCGATCAGCATGCGAATTTTTCATATCTTCTTAAGGTTGATGATGATAGTTTTGTACGGTTGAATGTTATCCTCAATGAGCTCCAAAGCACATATTCAATGAAAAGATTGTACTGGGGTTTCTTTCGTGGAGATGCACATGTGAAATTTGCAGGTCCGTGggctgaaaaaaattggaatctCTGCGACAGATACTTGCCTTATGCGCAAGGGGGTGGTTATGTACTCTCTAGAGATCTGGTCAATTTTATTGCTCGAAACTCAGATTTCTTGCAAAAATTTAACAGTGAAGATGTATCTGTAG GAACATGGCTGGCTCCTCTCCAAGTTAATAGAGTCCATGACTACAGATTTGACACTGAATATCGTTCAAGAGGTTGCAATAACCTTCACATTGTTAGTCATAAACAGTCTGTTTCTGATATGTACCAAAAACATCGCCAATTGCAAAAGGATGGAAAGCTTTGTCATCAAGAAACTCATCTCATGAACTCATTCATTTATAATTGGAGTGTGCCACCAACAAAATGTTGTAAAAGAATGGGAGGTATACCCTGA